GGTCAGCGTGACGGTGCGGCCCGGTGTGCCGCCACCGCCGGCGGGGACGTCCGTGGGCCAGGTACCGGGGGAAGCGTCAGTCATGGAACTTCTTCACCGTCTGTTGTGGATTTCCAGCGACCACGACCCGCGGCGGCACGTCCGTACGGACCACCGTGGCGGCGCCCACGACACTGTCCCGGCCGATCCGCACGCCCTTCATCACCAGGGCGTGCGCCCCGATCCACACGTTGTCCTCGATCGTGATCGGGGCGCGGGTGGCCGGGACGGGCGGGTCGTGCCGCTGTTCGGGAGGAAGGTTGTGGAAGTCGTTGTCCAGCAGCTCGCAGTCCGAGAGCAGGCACCGGTCGCCGATCGTGACCGACGTCCAGGTGCCGATCCAGGTGGCGTTCAACAGGCAGTCGGCACCGACGCGCACCTCGCCGGGGCCGGCGAAGCGGACCAGCTTGTTGATCCGGGTGCGGTCACCGATGCTCACCCGTACGCCCCGGCGCAACCGGATCCGGCCGCGGATCTCCACGCCCCGACCCAGCGTCAGCCGGGGATAGCGCAGCGTGTACCAGCCGCGCTTGACCGCGAAGACGACCCGCACCGCGAGCCCTCTGCGGTTGCCACCCGCGCCGACCAACGACCCTCCCCACGTCGTGCGGGCCGGCGACGGCTGATCCGTCGCCGGCCCAACGTGAACAATCTACCGATGTTCCGTTACGAACAGTCGACCGTCACTGCACGGAGAAGAAGGTCGACGGCGTTGACCACGTCACGCCGGCGGTCGCCGGGACCACCGTCGCCGCCGTTCCGTCGACCGCCGGGGCGGCCGTCGGGTCGAACGGCACGCTGCGCAGCGTGCCGTCGGTGGCACCGTACACGACCCGGCCGGCGACCCAGGCCATGCCCCGCACGGCCGACCAGGTGACCCCGGTGGTGGGCAGGGTGAACTCGGTGGCGCCGAGGTAGTTGCCGTCGATCTCGAAGTAGCGGTAGTAGAGACCGTTGGCGCCCGTGCGGGTGTAGTAGAGGCGGCCGTCGAGGTAGAAGGCGCCGGTCATCAGCGCCGGGTTGAACCAGTCGTTGTAGCCGGACGCCTCCCACGGCGCGCCGATCGCGCCGCCGTTGAACAGCGAGATGTCGATCCGGCTGCCGGTGGGGGTGCCGGCGACGGTGTGCGACCAGTAGATCCGGTCGGCCACCCGCCAGGTCGCGCCGGCCGCCGTGTAGTTGGGCTGGCTGACCGTGGTCGGGGTGCCCAGGCTGGCGCCGTCGAACGGCACCTTGGCCAGCTCGCCCGCGCCGGTGCCGACGTAGAGGTTGCCGGTGGCGGCGGTCGGCGCGTTCTTCGGGGTGATGGTGCGCCCGCCGGTCAGCGGGAACATCCCGAGCCGGCCGTGGTACTCGTTGCCCATGCCGTCGGAGTTGTGGCCGAAGTAGAGGCCGTCGCTGCCCCGCCAGAGCACCGGCACCGAGGAGCCCCAGTTGCTGGTGCCGGACGGCATCGACGCGCTGCCGCTGCGGCGCGGGTTCCAGTTGACCGGCATGCCGGTGGCCGGGGTGACCGCGGCGATGCCGAGCCGGTCGATCGCGCCGTTGCCGGCGGTGTCGCTGGCGTTCGGGTTGTTCAGCCAGCGGAAGTGCCCGCCGAGGTAGATGACGTTGTCGGCCACCTCGACGGAGGTGATGGTGTCGTTGCCGGTGTAGTCGACCCAGGTGCCCAGCTGCCCGGTCCCCCGGGCTGCCGTCTCGAAGCGCACCAGCGCGTCGCAGTACGCGGCCGGCCAGCCGGCGCCGCCGTTGGTGCCGACGACGAACCAGCTGCCGTCGCCGCCGAACTTGACGTCCTGCACGTAGTGCACGAAGGTCGCCGGCGCCGCGCACGGCGGCACGAACTTCTCCGTGCTCCAGTCGAGCACCGTCGGGGTGCCCGAGAGGTCGACCAGCGCCATCTGGTTGCGCGGCAGGTCGTTGACGAGCGTGAAGTTGCCGCCGACGGCCAGGGTGCCGCCGTCCGGGGAGACGTCGATCGTCCAGACGTACGAGGTGGTCTGGTGGCGCCCGACGGTGGCGTTGACGTTGAACGTCGGGTCGATCGCGCCGGTCGTGGCGTTGAGCCGGCCGAGGCCGGCGTGCGCGGTGCCGTTTAGCCAGTTGAACGCCCCGGCCACGTAGAGCCAGTTGCCGTGCAGCGCCAGGTCGCGGACGGTGCCGCCGTCGGAGCGGCCGACCCAGCTGTCGACGATCGCGCCCGTGGTGGGGTTGAGCGCCACCAGGTTCTTGCGGGAGACGCCGTTGACGGTCTTGAAGGTGCCGCCGACGATCACCGTGCCGCCGGGCCCGGCGACCAGCGTGTTGACCGCGCCGTCCAGCACCGGCAGGAAGCTGGTCGAGATCGTGCCGGTGGCCCGGTCGTACGCGAAGAGGTAGCGCTGGGTGGTCCACGCCGCGCTGGCGGTCTGGCGGATCTGGGTGAAGCTGCCGCCGACGAACACGGTGGAGCCGACCTGCGCGAAGGCGCGGGTCTCGCCGTCCCTGGCGTGCGGTGTGGCGTCGGCCGGATTGGCCGAGACCAGGGTCGCCGGTTCGGGCGCCGGCACCACGGCGGCGGAAGTCCCGGTGGGGACGGCCAGCACGGCGGCTGCGGTCACGAGTGCGACCACCGCCGCCCGGGTGCGGAGTCCGGCGGATCGCCGAGAGAGCGGGATGTCGGGCACGCTACGCCTCCATGTCGGGAGAGAACCCGCGTAGCGTGCCTGGTCGACCCAGCCTGGCGATATCCGCCGATTGGGCGGTCACTGCATCAGCAACATGACACCGCACACAGAAAGTCGGATGTCCGACTCGCCCGTATCACTTCGGGTGAAACTGTGAACGCGCGGTGTCAGCGGGCGCCCCCGGTGGGCTGCCGCAGGTAGCTGTCGCGGCCGGCGCGGGCGAACCCCGCCACCGACGAGGCGTCGTGGTTCATGGTCATGTCACAGGTGTCCGTCCGGCGGGTCATCCCCGGGGAGTTGAAGTAGATCGCCGCCTTGATCTTCGGGTGCGCCTTCAGCGCCGCCGGGAACTCCTCGAACCAGCGCCGCTTCGCGTCCGGGTCGGCCGCGTCGAAGTTGGTGCCGAACTCGGCGAGCATCCGCGGCTTGCCGACCCCGAGACGGTTCTCGTCCAGCCAGCGGTAGAAGCCGCCGATGGTGGTGGCCGGGCTCTTCCAGACCTTGCTGCCGTTGCAGACGTGGAAGTTGTACGGGTCGTAGCCCACCCAGTCGACGTACCGGTCACCGGGATAGAGACCGGTGTAGCGGTCGTAGTGGCCCGACCAGCCCATCATCGTCCAGACCCAGACCGCGTTGTCAGCGCCCGCCGCGGCGAACCGGTCGTGCACGTGCCGCCAGGCGCGGACGAAGTCGGCGTCGCTGCCCTTGGCCGGCTCGTCCTCCGGCTCGTGGTCGAAGCCCATGAACACCGGCACGCCGGTGTCGCGGATCCGCCCGGCGACCGCGTCGATGGTGGCGTCGTACCGGCCGCTGTAGACGTCCTGCCAGGTCAGCACCGTGCCGGAGGAGAAGATCCGCGACTCCCAGGCGAAGAACATCAGCCGCCCCTCGCGCATCTGCTGCCGCTGGTAGGCGTCGGGGAAGGCGCCGTTGCTGCCGGCGTTGGAGAAGTCGTGGTAGCGGTGCACGATGTCGAACTTCCGTCCGACCTGCGCCTCCACCTCCGCGACCGCCGCGCCGTGGTCCCAGCCGTCGCCGGCGCTCGACGGGGAGTACATCCCCCACCAGGCGCCGCAGGAGGGCACCAGCCTGCTCGACACCTCGCCGCACCGGTCCGTACCGGCCGAGGGGCTCGCCGACGGGCTCGGGGTGCCGCGGGTGGGGCTGGCGCTGGGCGTCGGCCGCGGCGCGGGGCTCGGCGCGACCGTCCGGGTCGGCGACGGCGCGGCGCTGGTCACCACCGGCGTGGGCCGGGTGCCGACGTCGTAGCGGATCTCCAGGCGCGGGCGCAGGTCGGGATTGCGGTTCTCCGTCGACGCCCAGTAGATCCTGCTCTCCAGGCCCGTCTGCGCCAGCGACACCGTCCAGGTGCCGTTGCCCTTCACCAGGGCCGAGACGTCCCACTCGTTGAAGCCCTTCGCCACGCCGGAGACGGTGTCGAGCACCGCCCCGGGCAGCATCGGCGTCGGCCGTGCCGCGCGGGCGTCCACCGCGGAGGCGTGCGCGGTCACCGTCGCCGGGAACTCCTGCCACGCGTGCACCCGCAGCGTGGCCCGCACGTTGACCGCCGTCGCCGGCAGGGTGGTCACCGCGAACTGGACGACCGCCTCCCGGCCGCCCCGCGGGTTGCCGTCGCAGCGGACCGCGCAGGTCGCCAGCGTCGTCTTCGCGCCGTTGTCGCCGTCCTGCGGCACCATGGTCGCCGTGGTGTCCGCGGTCGCCGGGATCGACAGGTCGTCGGCGGCCAGCAGCGGCATCGTGGTGGCCACGATCCCGGCCACCACGGTGGCACCGGCCACGCCGAGGACGACGGCCTTGCGCCGTGGGCCGGCGTGCCGTGGGATGCGGTGCAGTCCGTGCCTGCTCAAGGAGTACTCCCTGTGTGTCGGACGGTGACGGTCAGCAGCGTAACCACGGCCACGGCGTGACGTGGGGACGACAGTCGGACCTAAGCGCGTCTTAACCGTCGCCTAAGGATGCCCTGGATGGCCACAGGGGACACTCCCGCCCCGGAGCCGTCGGTCAGGCGGCGCGGGCGGCGGCCAGCGCGGCGGCCATCGCGGCCCGGGGCGCGGCGACGCCGGTGAAGTGCTCGAACTGGCCCACCGCCTGGGCCAGGAGCAGGTCGATCCCGGAGACGATCCGGCAACCGGCATCCTGGGCCGACGCCGCCAACGGCGTCGGCCACGGGTCGTAGAGCGCGTCGAAGTACACCGCGCCGGGCCGCCAGGCGGCCGGCCCGGCGAGCGGGTCGGCTACCCCCTTCGGCACGGTCGCGACCACCACGTCCGCGTCGAGGCGTCTCGCGGCGGCGTCCCAGGCCGCCGCGCGCATCTCCACGTCGACGGCGCGGGCCACCGGGCGCAGTTCCTCGGCCGCCGCCGGGCGGCGGGCCACGACGGTCACCGCAGCGGCGCCGAGCCGCCCCGCCGCCGCCACCGCAGCCCGGGCCGTGCCGCCCGCGCCCAGTACCGTCACCGTCGCGCCCGGGCGCACCCCGGCGTCGGTGAGCACCTCGACCATGCCGACCACGTCGGTGTTGTCGGCGTACCAGGAGCCGTCCGGGCGGCGTACCAGCGTGTTGGCGGCGCCGACGGCGGCGGCGAGCGGCGAGACCTCGGCGGCCACCGCGAGCGCCGCCTCCTTGCCGGGCATGGTCACCGACAGCCCGGCCCACTCCGGGCCGAGGCCGGCGACCACGTCAGGCAGCTCCGCCGCCGCGCACTCGATCCGGGTGTACGACCACCCGGTCAGCCCGGCCGCCGCGTAGCCGGCGTGGTGGATCACCGGGGAGAGGGAGTGCGCGATCGGCTTGCCGAGCACCCCCGCCCGCCGTGCGTCCGTCATCAGATGACGCCGTTCTCCCGGGCCTTCGCCTCGTTCTTCAACTGTTCGTCGTAGGTCTCGGCGAACTCCGTGGTCCCCTTCTTGTCGACCGCC
The nucleotide sequence above comes from Micromonospora sp. M71_S20. Encoded proteins:
- a CDS encoding DapH/DapD/GlmU-related protein, which encodes MVGAGGNRRGLAVRVVFAVKRGWYTLRYPRLTLGRGVEIRGRIRLRRGVRVSIGDRTRINKLVRFAGPGEVRVGADCLLNATWIGTWTSVTIGDRCLLSDCELLDNDFHNLPPEQRHDPPVPATRAPITIEDNVWIGAHALVMKGVRIGRDSVVGAATVVRTDVPPRVVVAGNPQQTVKKFHD
- a CDS encoding glycosyl hydrolase, which produces MSRHGLHRIPRHAGPRRKAVVLGVAGATVVAGIVATTMPLLAADDLSIPATADTTATMVPQDGDNGAKTTLATCAVRCDGNPRGGREAVVQFAVTTLPATAVNVRATLRVHAWQEFPATVTAHASAVDARAARPTPMLPGAVLDTVSGVAKGFNEWDVSALVKGNGTWTVSLAQTGLESRIYWASTENRNPDLRPRLEIRYDVGTRPTPVVTSAAPSPTRTVAPSPAPRPTPSASPTRGTPSPSASPSAGTDRCGEVSSRLVPSCGAWWGMYSPSSAGDGWDHGAAVAEVEAQVGRKFDIVHRYHDFSNAGSNGAFPDAYQRQQMREGRLMFFAWESRIFSSGTVLTWQDVYSGRYDATIDAVAGRIRDTGVPVFMGFDHEPEDEPAKGSDADFVRAWRHVHDRFAAAGADNAVWVWTMMGWSGHYDRYTGLYPGDRYVDWVGYDPYNFHVCNGSKVWKSPATTIGGFYRWLDENRLGVGKPRMLAEFGTNFDAADPDAKRRWFEEFPAALKAHPKIKAAIYFNSPGMTRRTDTCDMTMNHDASSVAGFARAGRDSYLRQPTGGAR
- a CDS encoding shikimate dehydrogenase, whose product is MTDARRAGVLGKPIAHSLSPVIHHAGYAAAGLTGWSYTRIECAAAELPDVVAGLGPEWAGLSVTMPGKEAALAVAAEVSPLAAAVGAANTLVRRPDGSWYADNTDVVGMVEVLTDAGVRPGATVTVLGAGGTARAAVAAAGRLGAAAVTVVARRPAAAEELRPVARAVDVEMRAAAWDAAARRLDADVVVATVPKGVADPLAGPAAWRPGAVYFDALYDPWPTPLAASAQDAGCRIVSGIDLLLAQAVGQFEHFTGVAAPRAAMAAALAAARAA